One Mus pahari chromosome 10, PAHARI_EIJ_v1.1, whole genome shotgun sequence genomic window, TATGGGCACAAGGATTCATGTCATTCTTACATTTTGCCCACATTGTTGAGTCTAAGAAATATATGAGATATTAGGTGAATGAATTTTAATGCTGacatttttaattatcaaaaaaaTATCGAAACAAATGAGTAATAGTAATGACAGGGAGGATCAAATTAGTAGTATCAGTTCAATCTACAGGTTTTTGAACAGTTTTGCTCTAATTAATAATCTTCACATGACttctatttacataaaattttttCGTTCAAGTATTCTTTTCAATGCAAGAGTGACATCCTTATTCCTTAGGCTGTATATCAATGGGTTCAACATGGGAACAACAGTAGTATAAAACACAGATGACACTTTCCCTTGGTCCACCAAACTCACTGATGATGGCTGTAAGTATGTGAATGCAGTAGAACCATACAAGATAGCAACAGCAGAGATGTGGGAACTGCAAGTACTGAAGGCTTTGAATTTGCCCTCACTGGAACGAATACGGAGGATGCTGGCAATTATGAGGATGTAGGAAGTAATAACAGTCAGCATTGGGACACAGATATTTACTGAACCAAAAAACAGAATCAACATTTCATTAATATAGGTATTAGAGCATGCAAGTTTCAAGAGGGGAAGAAGATCACAGAAGTAGTGGTTGATCACATCTAACTTGCAAAACTGAATCCTAATCATAAAGCCGGTGTTTACTGATGCACAGAACACAGCATAAATATACACTGCTGAAATCAAGGAACTGTAAATCTGATAGGCCATGGTTACATTGTAACGCAGTGGGTTACAAACAGCAAGATAGCGGTCATATGCCATTACAGCTAATGTGTAGCACTCTGCAGTACCAAAACTGATGAAGAAGTAGAGCTGAGCCATGCATCCAGGGTAGGAGATGATGTTCTTCTCTGTCAGAAGGCTCGCCAACATTTTAGGGGTAACAACTGTGGACTGACAGAAGTCAATGAAGGACAGACTGCTGAGGAAatagtacatgggtgtgtgcaggtgggaactgagccaaatCAATGCAATCATCCCCAGGTTTCCTGCCACAGTGATCAGATAGATTGTTACAAATAGGAGAAAAAGGGGCAGCTGAACTTCTTGTTTCTCTGAGAGTCCAGCCAAGAAGAACTCAGTCACTATGCAATGGTTtgctgctgccatgttctccaATCAGATCCTGAAGGACTAAAACAATTGTAAGCCTTTTAGAGTCACTTTATACTATCACTGAATTCAAAATTTAAGATTTCTTTGTGAATTCAAAACAATGTCTCTAAGGTGAGATGGAAAGTGTGTATTATTGTTGAAAAGTGCCCAACTGTGTTGCAGAAGCATGCTTTCAGTAAACACACTGAATAATAAAAGatccaaaataaaatttcataaagGGAACTATGGAGTTCTTGTTTTCAGACATTAACAATTTTCTAATTCTTAAGATTCATAGTCTGTAAATGCCCATGGGAAAATTTCTTGCCATCTGGACCATCTTTAGCTATAAGGACTGGACACATGGTAATACTAGGATTAAGACCTGGTCATATCAGAGCAGTTGCTTTGAAGACTAGCAGTCATTGTGACAGGATGAACATAATCAATGTAAGGCAAAACAGTCTGAGTACCAGCAAGGAAAGTGGAGTTCAGCATAAAGTTCACCCCATCTAAGGAACTATTGGTAGTATATAACTGTTAAGAGAGTTCATATCAATTTTCCCTTAACGTGAAGTACCAGACAAGTTGATAGTGTGACagagggaaagtgtgtgtgtggggggagttgtttgtttgtttttgtatggaACTTGGAATAGTTGGGAGATGGagagtaaatatgatcaaagtacgTTTATCAATTTGATaagaagttaataaaaatattttaaaccttaaGGGTATAAAAGAAGTGACAAACGCACAGTGATTAAATTCATCTGCCAAAAGGTTTAAAGAGACTAGAAAAGTATCtgtataagttttaaaataaagataacaatTTTCTAAGGTTACTTAATAATAAaaccttataaataaaatacctgcaAAGTTAGCATGTAAACAATAGACATGTATATTAACATATGCtcactatgataaaatatcaaTTGAGTCAAAGTGAGATgctttccctcatgaatattagAACGGCTTTTGAAAATTTGTGGCATGCCAAACGTGCATTTGGAAATTAGCTATACACATCAAACAACATATGTTAGTGGGGTGAAATATTAAGCCTTAAAACTTTGAAAAACTAGTTTGATACCCTAAGTATGAACACAGATCTTCTATGCACTTCAATTAtgtttcccagaattctttcaggataaatagaaatatttgccTACAAAATAATTGTGATAAAATTATCTGGGaaaatttttcattcattagtAAAGCTCTAGTAAGAAACAACCTAAAAATTCAATTGTACTTTTTGTATAGAATAGAATTCTAATTTGCATTTATAATGGAACAAATCTCTCATGCAAGCATTAGCATATATTTCATAAGTATAATATCATTGCAATAGACACAAAAATAGATCTGTGAGTTTTATTGAGCTTgcacacaaattatatatattatcacaatcactgtgagttcatatatacaGCTGCCCTATTGTGTCTGGATGACAATGTTTCCATTTATTC contains:
- the LOC110327996 gene encoding olfactory receptor 1537-like; the protein is MAAANHCIVTEFFLAGLSEKQEVQLPLFLLFVTIYLITVAGNLGMIALIWLSSHLHTPMYYFLSSLSFIDFCQSTVVTPKMLASLLTEKNIISYPGCMAQLYFFISFGTAECYTLAVMAYDRYLAVCNPLRYNVTMAYQIYSSLISAVYIYAVFCASVNTGFMIRIQFCKLDVINHYFCDLLPLLKLACSNTYINEMLILFFGSVNICVPMLTVITSYILIIASILRIRSSEGKFKAFSTCSSHISAVAILYGSTAFTYLQPSSVSLVDQGKVSSVFYTTVVPMLNPLIYSLRNKDVTLALKRILERKNFM